One genomic window of Leptolyngbya sp. NIES-3755 includes the following:
- a CDS encoding OmpR subfamily protein (similar to AA sequence:cyanobase_aa:LBDG_57710) gives MRILLVEDEPDLGAAIEKKLTRDRYIVDWTQNGSEAWAYLTQPQTQYTLAVIDWMVPGLSGIELCKRLRATQSTLPVLMLTARDSMSDRVTGLDAGADDYLIKPFGMPELLARIRALQRRSPQFQSQNLQVGSLMLEYGSSSLILQSRESDIKIPLTAKEFQLLEYLMKHANQIVSTEQIRNQIWTANSESASNVVAAQVRLLRRKLADQGLYDFIETVYGLGYRLNVTR, from the coding sequence ATGCGGATTCTGCTCGTAGAAGATGAACCAGATTTGGGGGCTGCGATCGAGAAAAAGTTAACCCGCGATCGCTACATTGTCGATTGGACGCAAAACGGCAGTGAAGCTTGGGCATATCTGACACAGCCACAGACGCAATACACACTCGCTGTGATTGATTGGATGGTGCCTGGACTTTCTGGAATCGAACTCTGCAAGCGACTCCGAGCAACCCAAAGCACCCTTCCGGTCTTGATGCTGACGGCGCGAGATAGTATGAGCGATCGCGTGACTGGACTCGATGCCGGAGCCGATGACTATCTGATCAAACCGTTCGGAATGCCAGAACTCCTCGCCCGCATCCGAGCCTTGCAGCGTCGATCGCCCCAGTTTCAATCGCAAAATCTACAGGTTGGTTCGCTCATGCTTGAGTATGGGTCGTCGAGTCTAATCCTTCAATCGCGGGAATCAGATATTAAGATCCCACTCACTGCAAAGGAATTTCAGTTACTAGAATATTTGATGAAGCACGCGAATCAAATTGTCAGTACTGAGCAGATTCGCAACCAGATTTGGACTGCTAACTCTGAATCCGCTAGTAATGTGGTCGCCGCTCAAGTTCGATTACTGCGTCGTAAGCTTGCTGATCAAGGCTTGTACGACTTCATCGAAACCGTTTATGGGCTAGGATATCGTTTGAATGTGACTCGTTAA
- a CDS encoding hypothetical protein (similar to AA sequence:cyanobase_aa:all7597) → MQGFIYTTALTTILTATTLAAFAQAPSSKASAIIHSAAYPNRVKVTSATYHVGIQVGSAPLSEVRLIVPENAPGKIQIGRITVTDAAGQQIDAARSFNGKEVTIAFAQPVAAGTRLEIDLNGVRTSDLLGRTWLFPIYAESVGMNQFIPLGTARIQTYK, encoded by the coding sequence ATGCAAGGCTTCATTTACACGACTGCATTAACCACAATACTCACTGCCACAACTTTAGCAGCATTTGCACAGGCACCCTCTTCTAAAGCAAGTGCTATTATTCACAGTGCTGCTTATCCCAATCGAGTTAAAGTCACAAGTGCCACCTATCATGTTGGTATTCAAGTTGGAAGCGCTCCGCTCTCTGAAGTTCGACTCATTGTGCCTGAAAACGCACCCGGAAAAATTCAGATCGGTCGAATTACTGTTACAGATGCAGCAGGACAGCAGATCGATGCAGCTCGATCGTTTAATGGAAAAGAAGTGACGATCGCATTTGCTCAACCTGTTGCTGCGGGAACAAGGCTCGAAATCGACCTCAACGGTGTGAGAACTTCAGATCTGCTCGGTCGGACTTGGCTATTCCCGATCTATGCTGAAAGTGTTGGAATGAATCAGTTCATTCCTCTGGGAACAGCACGGATTCAAACGTACAAATAA